In a single window of the Ancylobacter polymorphus genome:
- the hypE gene encoding hydrogenase expression/formation protein HypE: MNPPIPVLATPRRNLPKAVTLAHGGGGSAMRDLIDEVFIETFKGTKGAPEDQARFDLAALMAQGDRLAFTTDGFVVDPLFFPGGDIGKLAVCGTINDLAVGGARPVALSCAVIIEEGLALDTLRAVARSMAETAGAAGVPIVTGDTKVVARGACDKLFITTTGIGVVRTGVEVGIARARPGDVVLVNGQLGDHGAAILNARGDLALESDIASDCAALHDLIDRLIDAAPGVRMMRDATRGGVAAVLNELAAASGVGVRLRERDTPIRPDVQGFCEILGLDPLYLANEGKIVAVVPPEQEDAALQALRAHPLGSGAAAIGRITDTRPGRVVMETRFGGERIVDMLVGDQLPRIC; the protein is encoded by the coding sequence ATGAACCCGCCCATTCCCGTCCTTGCCACGCCCCGGCGCAACCTGCCGAAAGCGGTCACGCTGGCGCATGGTGGCGGCGGCAGCGCGATGCGCGACCTCATCGACGAGGTGTTCATCGAGACGTTCAAGGGCACGAAAGGCGCCCCGGAGGATCAGGCCCGCTTCGATCTCGCCGCGTTGATGGCGCAGGGTGACCGGCTCGCCTTCACCACCGACGGGTTCGTCGTCGACCCGCTGTTCTTTCCCGGCGGGGATATCGGCAAGCTAGCGGTCTGCGGCACGATCAACGATCTCGCGGTCGGCGGCGCGCGGCCGGTGGCTCTGTCCTGCGCCGTCATCATCGAGGAGGGGCTGGCGCTCGACACGCTGCGGGCGGTGGCGCGCTCCATGGCCGAGACCGCCGGCGCGGCGGGCGTGCCGATCGTCACCGGCGACACCAAGGTCGTGGCGCGCGGCGCCTGCGACAAGCTGTTCATCACCACGACGGGCATCGGCGTGGTGCGCACCGGGGTCGAGGTCGGCATTGCGCGCGCCCGGCCCGGCGATGTCGTGCTGGTGAATGGCCAGCTCGGCGACCATGGCGCGGCGATCCTCAATGCGCGCGGCGATCTGGCGCTGGAAAGCGACATCGCAAGCGACTGCGCCGCGCTGCACGATTTGATCGACCGGCTCATCGATGCCGCGCCGGGCGTGCGGATGATGCGCGATGCCACGCGCGGCGGCGTCGCTGCGGTGCTCAATGAACTGGCGGCGGCGAGCGGCGTCGGCGTGCGCCTGCGCGAGCGCGACACGCCCATTCGCCCGGATGTGCAGGGATTTTGCGAGATTCTCGGGCTCGATCCGCTCTACCTCGCCAATGAAGGGAAGATCGTCGCCGTGGTGCCGCCCGAACAGGAGGACGCCGCCTTGCAGGCGCTGCGGGCGCACCCGCTAGGGAGCGGTGCCGCCGCCATCGGGCGCATCACCGACACCCGGCCCGGCCGCGTGGTGATGGAGACCCGCTTCGGCGGTGAGCGCATTGTCGACATGCTGGTCGGCGACCAGCTGCCGCGCATCTGCTGA